The following proteins come from a genomic window of Crassostrea angulata isolate pt1a10 chromosome 1, ASM2561291v2, whole genome shotgun sequence:
- the LOC128166270 gene encoding peroxisome proliferator-activated receptor gamma-like, which yields MELDNSTSSVDIILHNQDILESLCDELRSDGSSPIYSSSSPLTSSPTHHGIPPEYCSDVSSTIFDDVFEPQPIKSQTLSRSKLKEYRSKPYQDAKNKQQYTQELDVFCRICGDKASGFHYGVHSCEGCKGFFRRTLKKNLNYRPCSEQSKCKINTASRNKCQYCRYQRCINAGMSKDSVRFGRMPKTEREKLMADKEEMTNNRSGYVIELRTLSDVIKKAFRQNLSPIIENFKNQQEKLEPSSTIDKLLSSDSVYFFRLFQAILCPCCDAVIRFAKSLPNFNDIGMQDKVILMKQGAITVSTIMLQALVTPKYVSFIDQSDFIRVTRTAISDNKTSNLLMQTILLIVDKLTSLELTPMDQALFCGLLIMSDTNGLSEDSIIKNIQNDVLEALRISMKRNHPRKPASLPKLLMLVTDLRQLVDDLSRNMQLHFFDETPDFCNTDPLLRELLDL from the exons ATGGAACTGGACAATTCAACATCCAGTGTTGATATTATACTGCACAATCAGGATATATTAGAGTCTCTGTGTGATGAACTACGATCAGATGGATCATCTCCCATTTATTCAAGTTCTTCACCTTTGACATCTTCTCCGACACATCACGGGATTCCCCCTGAGTATTGCTCCGATGTCTCCTCTACCATCTTTGATGATGTTTTTGAACCGCAACCAATCAAATCGCAAACACTCTCCCGCAGTAAATTAAAGGAATATAGGTCTAAACCTTACCAAGATGCAAAG AACAAGCAACAATATACACAGGAGCTGGATGTTTTCTGTCGTATATGTGGAGACAAAGCTTCAGGTTTTCACTATGGCGTACATTCCTGCGAGGGGTGTAAG GGATTTTTCCGACGAACCTTAAAGAAAAATCTAAACTATCGACCTTGCTCTGAGCAAAGCAAATGTAAAATCAACACAGCGTCCAGAAACAAATGCCAGTACTGTCGTTATCAAAGATGTATAAATGCCGGAATGTCCAAAGATT cTGTGCGTTTTGGAAGAATGCCCAAAACGGAACGGGAAAAATTAATGGCTGACAAAGAAGAAATGACAAACAACAGAAGCGGTTACGTAATAGAATTGAGAACGTTGTCTGATGTTATCAAGAAAGCATTTCGACAAAACCTTTCCCcaataattgaaaatttcaaaaatcagCAAGAAAAG CTGGAACCATCCTCGACCATTGACAAACTTTTGAGTAGCGATTCCGTCTACTTTTTTCGACTTTTCCAAGCCATTTTATGTCCATGTTGTGACGCGGTGATTCGATTTGCAAAATCCCTTCCAAATTTCAATGACATTGGAATGCAGGATAAAGTCATTTTGATGAAACAAGGCGCAATTACCGTTTCAACAATAATG TTACAGGCATTGGTGACTCCAAAATATGTGAGTTTTATAGATCAGTCGGATTTTATTCGGGTGACGAGGACCGCCATTAGTGACAACAAGACGTCGAATCTTCTAATGCAGACAATTCTTCTGATTGTGGACAAATTGACATCACTGGAACTGACCCCAATGGACCAGGCCCTGTTCTGTGGCTTGTTGATTATGTCAG ACACTAATGGGTTAAGTGAGGATAGTATCATCAAAAATATCCAAAACGACGTGCTCGAAGCGTTAAGGATTTCAATGAAAAGAAACCATCCAAGAAAACCTGCATCGTTACCAAAACTTCTAATGCTTGTGACAGACTTGCGACAGCTTGTGGACGATTTATCCAGAAACATGCAACTGCATTTCTTCGACGAAACTCCAGACTTTTGCAACACAGACCCGCTTCTTCGAGAACTACTTGATCTATAA